In a genomic window of Mycolicibacter heraklionensis:
- a CDS encoding thiamine-phosphate kinase: protein MRGNEPTLGQLGEFPMIDRLVAGRRQPATTQLGPGDDAAVVQCADGRAVVSTDMLVEGRHFRLDWSTPQQVGRKAIAQNAADIEAMGARPTAFVVGFGAPARTPAADAAALADGMWAEAERLGAGVAGGDLVQADCWVVSVTALGDLGGRMAVLRSGARPGATLAVAGELGRSAAGLRLCSDGVGSAEFAELRRRHLVPEPPYGQGTAAADAGAQAMTDVSDGLIADLGHLAAASQVTLEVSTAALEPDYRAVAPAAAAVGADAWSWVLGGGEDHALVAAFSGVVPSGWRAIGQVLAGPARVLVDGAVWDGEAGWQSFDSGAPLR from the coding sequence GTGCGCGGTAACGAGCCCACGCTGGGTCAGCTTGGAGAGTTTCCCATGATCGACCGGCTGGTGGCCGGGCGACGTCAGCCCGCCACCACGCAGCTGGGCCCCGGGGACGATGCGGCGGTGGTGCAGTGCGCCGACGGCCGAGCCGTGGTGTCCACCGACATGCTGGTGGAAGGCCGGCACTTCCGGCTGGACTGGTCAACCCCACAGCAGGTCGGGCGCAAGGCGATCGCGCAGAACGCGGCCGATATCGAGGCGATGGGTGCGCGCCCCACCGCGTTCGTCGTCGGTTTCGGTGCGCCGGCCCGAACTCCTGCCGCCGACGCCGCCGCACTGGCCGACGGGATGTGGGCCGAGGCGGAGCGCCTGGGGGCGGGCGTGGCCGGTGGTGATCTGGTCCAGGCCGACTGCTGGGTGGTGTCGGTGACGGCGCTGGGGGACCTGGGCGGTCGGATGGCGGTGCTGCGGTCTGGAGCGCGGCCCGGGGCGACGCTGGCGGTGGCCGGGGAGCTGGGCCGCTCGGCGGCGGGGCTGCGGCTGTGCAGTGACGGCGTGGGCTCAGCGGAATTTGCGGAGCTGAGGCGGCGGCATCTGGTCCCGGAGCCGCCGTACGGGCAGGGCACGGCGGCGGCCGACGCGGGGGCGCAGGCGATGACCGATGTCTCCGACGGCCTGATCGCCGATCTGGGGCACCTGGCCGCCGCGTCGCAGGTGACGTTGGAAGTGTCCACGGCGGCGCTGGAGCCCGATTACCGTGCCGTGGCCCCCGCGGCTGCCGCCGTCGGTGCCGATGCGTGGTCGTGGGTGCTGGGCGGGGGAGAAGATCATGCCCTGGTCGCCGCGTTCTCTGGTGTGGTGCCCTCCGGTTGGCGGGCCATTGGGCAGGTGCTGGCGGGGCCGGCGCGGGTGCTGGTCGACGGGGCGGTGTGGGACGGGGAGGCGGGCTGGCAGTCGTTTGATTCCGGCGCCCCATTACGTTGA